Part of the Caulifigura coniformis genome, AGGCGACAGCACCTCGCTCTCACACTTCGTGGCTCGTGCACACTTGAGTTATGCACCAGTGAGGGCTGTACTAGATACACACGCGACAGCCGCTGTCCGACACCGACATTCGGGGAAACTGAATACTGATCGAGATTGGTCCGAAGTGCGACGGCTCTGCATCACCTGATGTCTGATCCATTTCGCTTTCTGCCAAGTCTCGAGGTTTCCGCCAAGGTCCACCATCTCGATCCAGCCCGCTCATATGTCACTCACTAAGTTGGACGATTCCGTCACAGAGTGGGTTGACCGTTTGCGGCATGGAGACCGAAACGCCGGCGATCTGCTGGACTTGCGCTACCGTGACGCCCTGTTGCGAATGACTCGTAAGAAGTTCGCCAACGTCATCTCCGCAGCAGCGGACGAAGACGATCTCGTTCAGAGCGTTTTTTACGCCATCTGGAGTGCTGCTTCACGGGGTTCGCTTGCGGAGGTGGCCAACCGGGACTCGTTCTGGGGGCTGCTCCTGACAATCACCCGTAACAAGGCGATCTCGAGACGTCGGGCGATCATCTCGCGAGAACGCATCGGCGGAACGGCAGCACAGTTCAGCCAGATTGGCGACGGGCAGATTACCTCGACACTTTCCGCTGATCACACGTCGACCGAGGTCGTCGAATATCTGCTCGAAGAACAGGAGCGGTTGCTTCTCGGACTCCATGACGAGTCAGAGCGTCGCGTCGCGACGTATAAGCTTCAAGGGCTCAGTCATCCAGAGATCGCCGCCGAAATGCGGGTCAGCGTTCGGACGGTCGAACGAAAGTTGGCGCTCATTCGCATCCGATGGACGGAGATCAGGGACTCGTTTGAGAAGGGCTAACACTCATGCTGGAAAAGATCGTTGATGAAATCTGCGACGAATTCGAGAGCAGTCTCCAGCGAGGTGATCAGCCCTCGATTGAAGAACTGTTAGCAACTGCTGGCGACGATCTTCGAGCGGAGTTGCTCGAACCACTCATGGCGCTGGAACTGGAGTATCAGGTTCGACGGGGAGGCAGTTGCTACATCGACGAATGGCAGATTCGCTTTTCCGGAGACCGAGAGACGGTCCTCAACACCTTCCGCTCCTTTCTGTGGGAAGGATCCGACTCCGCGATCGAGCACCGGTGCACCGATGACCTGATGCTCCGGCACTTCCGATTGAAAGCCCTGATCGGACGAGGGGCATTTGGCACGGTCTGGCTCGCATTCGACAGCCGCCTTGAGCGCGACGTCGCGATTAAGACACCGCACTGTTACGTAAGGCCTGGGCATGATGGCGTGATTTCGGCGCCGAAAGAAGCGGCGACGGCGGCACGGCTAAGACATGCCCATATCCTCGCTGTCCACGACGTGTCGGAAATCCATGGTCACTGGTTCATGGTCACCGATTTCGTCACGGGCGGGACTCTGGCAGAGCATCTTAAGACCCACTCATTCTCCTGCCATGACGCCGCTGTGATGGCCAGTCAGATCGCCGACGGGGTGGCCCATGCGCACTCGCAAGGCGTGGTTCATCGCGACCTAAAACCGTCCAATGTCCTGCTGGATGATCGCGGAAACCTGCTGCTGGCCGACTTTGGGCTGGCGGTCTCGCCGGGCGGTCCTATCCCCAACGACGGGTTCGTTTGCGGTTCACGGGCCTACATGTCCCCCGAACAGGAACGCGGAATCTACGGAGGGCCTCGAGCCGATCTCTACTCGCTGGGCAAAATCATTGATGACCTGCTCGAAGCTGCCACGGCCAACGATTCGGTTTCGACTGCGACGGTCCGCCCATCATCGAAAGCCCCCGCCGGAAACGCGTGGACGACGCGTTGGCTCGGCCGGATTCGGGAAAGGTGCTGTCAGTGTGATCCCGAACTTCGCTATGGCTCCGCCGATGAAGTCTTCGCCGACTTGGCACAGGTGGTCGCCGGACGTCCTCCGAGGACAGCTTGCGGACCGCGCTCAGAACGCCTTGCCTGGAATGCGAGGCGAATGCTCATACCGGGCTCTCTTGGTTTGCTGCTCCTGGTGATGGCAATCGCCATTGCTGCCCGCCATTCGGTGAGTCCGCCACCTCATCCCGATGCCCGACTGGTCCGAATCACGACAGATCCGCCGGGCTGTGAGTTGACCATCGTTCCGCTTGATCCCGTCACGGACGATCCCATTCCGGAGCGACTGGAAAAACTGTCGGGGAAAACACCGATCGAAACTCACCTGCTTCCGGGTGACTACTTGATGGTGGCGGTCCTGGATGAAACGCACTGGCTGGAGGTGACGAGGCATATTCCGGCGCGTCATGAGGTGATGGGGTACGGCTCATCGAGCCGGCGTTGGCGGATCCGCGATGGCGTCATCGTATTGCACGACATCAGTATCCGATCGCCGCTGGCATCGATCCCTATGGTGGTCGTGCCTGACTCGAAGGGATTGCTCGTCAGCTCACCGGGAATCGATCCCAATCTTGCCGAACGAGTCGACGTTCCTGCCTTTTATGTCTCGACGACAACGATGAATCGAGAATCGCTTTTGAAACGCAGGGGAGTCCAGGAAGGATCTCCCGCCGCAGGGAACGTGTTTTTGAATCTGGCGCGAGTGATCGAAAGGACGGAATTCGACGGCTGCCGGTTGGCCTCCGCCGCAGAGTATGCAGCGATGGTCGCACATGCCAAATTCCTGTCGAAGGCCGGTGTTCGTGGAGTGGACGACGACGTCCTGGAGTGGACATCCAGTCGCCCGGGGGCTCGCGGAGCGGGGATCCGTCCAAGAATTCCGGTCAGGGAACGGCCTCAATGCCTGGTGATGGGTGCGGGCGGCGTCATCCTTCGTAATTGCGAAGGTGCACCCGTGCTGCAGCCCACATGCGAGGATCGCGACCAGGATCGTCAGTACCGCGAACTCGACTTCCGATATGTTCGAAGCATTCGGCCGCGGACGACTCCCGGCGACTTCGTGAAGTCGCAGCGGGAACTCGCCTGCGGGACCGCTCGTCCAATGATCAGGGAGAAGTCGCCAGATCCGAAGCGCGAACCGGAGTCTGCGTTGCCACGGGATACCGCCGGCCGCGATAAGTGACCGCCAGCTTGTAATCGTCCGATTCGCTCATTGTCGCCAGGAATGGCTGGATTCCAGCCTGCACCGGTCGGGCCGATTCCAGGCCGAACCTTGCGAGCCGACTGCGTCCCTTCGTATCTGTGAACGCCATCTCGAACAGCCGCACGCTGATGGTCGGTCCTCCGGAACCTGGCCGAACCTGAATGTCGTGTGCGGTCACTTGGCGAATCTGCGGCTGAATCGAAAGCATTCGCCCGTTCGTGGCGGACACGGACCGGGGCAAATAGTCGGCCAGCGACTGGTTCACGCGAATCTTGTTCGACAGTGGGCGGCTAATTGCCGCCGTGTTACGGCTGGGCGCGTAGCAATCAGGACAGTACTGCGGCCAGTTCACGGAGTTGACATCGAGGAGTACGGTGTCGCCGATGCAGTTAAAGCAGTCCGCAGACCCGCCACTGACTGGACAGAACTCCACCACGAACAAAGCCTCTCCGTTCTCATCCGGTTCTTCCAGCGGATATTGAACGCACATCGCTTCGTCCGCAAACGCCAGTGACGACGAAATCACCAGCCCAGCCAGTCCAAGAACTGTTACGCGCAGCATCGGACACTCCTTCACTCAGAAATGGCCCAAACGCAGAGAACTCCCGGCCGGTTAGCCATCCGGCGGCAGTGATACGCCGGTTAAGAGAACAGCTGTGCCTGTCCTACCAGGCTTCAGTAAGACACTGGTCAGACCGACAGGCCCGTTTCTTCAGCAATTGAAGATCGGAATGATCCGTAAGCGATTGAACCGAACCATCCGCAACGAGAACGTTGACATGTCCCGGATGGGACGACTTCAAGGGACGGTTCGGTGTGCTCGAGAAGCAACCCGGCGCGAGGTTGACTTGCTTGACGTTGACCGGGTCGGCGATCGTCGACAGGTTGGCACAGCGGGTCGGCCTCTTGGCGGGTGGAAGCGTGTAATTGGCGCCGGTTCCGATCGATGGAGTCCCTCGTTGAAGTCCATGTCCGTCAGCCCCGCCCAGCCGGCCCTCGGCTCCTGTACTGGACTTCACTGTTGCCGACGCCTCACCGACAACGATGGTGCAAGTTGTCCCGTCGTTGATCAGCTTGAGAGGAATGTTCTGGTTCGCGACCAGCACACCTCCCCACGACATCCACCCGAGCCCGACGGTGCTGTTGCAAGGCGGAAACTTCACACGTTCTTGGTCCGTAAACTCGTCCCCAGTGGAGGCATCTGCAGTCGCCCCGGAAATTCCCAGGTAGGATGGGTGCTGAATTGCGAATCCGCTGACACGCTCGAGAGGGGGAAGGATCGAACTCGGGCAGTGGAGCACCTTCTGAATGTGACCATCAATGACTTTTCCATTGGTTGCGGGCTCGCCACTTCCAGGCACGGACGTGTTATACGCCGCGGCCACTGGTCCTTCCTCGAGGTAGGGAAACAGCGCAACCCAGAACGAACTCCCAGACAGGTAGGTTCCACCTCTCGGCTGCACGTAACCACCGATGGGGAACGTTGAAAATGTGTCGTGGTAGTTGTGCAGGGCGAGTCCGATCTGCCGCAAATGACTCTTGCAGATCATGTTGCGAGCGGCCTCGCGGGCCGATTGCACTGCCGGAAGCAACAGTGCGATCAGAATGGCGATGATCGCCACGACGACAAGCAGTTCAATCAGAGTGAAGCCGTAACGCCGCGTCATGTTTGCTCCCGAAAGCAGTCTCATCATCCTAACGGGTGCGGTTGCGCGTAAAAATGTGGCATGGATCAGCGGCTTGGCGGTAGTGTGCTCGTCTGTAAGCAGGACGATCGGCTTCGAGTTGACCTGTCCCCTGCAACGGGTCCGCAGTTCGGGTAGATTCTGCCTCGAACGTGGACCTGCACCTGGAGGACTCTAGTTCATGGCGAGGAAACGGCCTGGTGCTCAGCAGATCATCGCCAAGCTCCGGGAAGCGGAGGTCAAGATCGCTCAGGGAGGCACGGTGGCAGCGGCCGCCAAGAAGATCGAGATCACCGAGCAGACGTAACTACCGCTGGAAGAAGGAGTACGGCGGCCTGAAGATGGACCAGGCCTAGCGGCTCAAGGAACTGGTGAAGGAGAACACCGGTCTGAAGCGGCTTCTGACCTACGTCGAACTCGATAAGGCCATCCTGCGATAGGCCGCCTCGGAAAACTTCTGAGTCCGGCGAAGCGGCGCCAGGCTGTGACGTACGTCCGCAAAATGTGCTGGGCCAAGAACAGGTCTCCGAGCGTCGAGCGTGTCGGGGCTCGGGACAGATGAGATCCACACCCAACGTCGTCAGGCCCACGTTCCTGACGAAGAACCCCACCTGATCCGGGACATGGTCGCTCTGGCGACGCAGTACGGCCGGTCCGGCCATCGCCGGGTCACGGCCTTTCGTATCTACGACGGACTCGACTGTTACTTCGGTGTTGGCCGGATCGGTGCCGTTGCCCTCACGTTTGGTACGCCTCGGTCGCGGCAACACAAGAGTAGGTGCACATGAGTTGCACTCAAGGGGTGGGCATCCTAGGATCGGCGGGTCATGGGACTCCTGCGTTCTGTGAAATGTGACAAGCGTGCCTCGCTCACTCGGATGACTAGATGATCGCGTTCCCGTCGAAGCCAGCCAAGATCGCCGTCTTGATTCTCACTTGCGCGACCTTTGCCCGACCGGCAACGGTCGTTGCGGCCGATCGCCGATCAACAAGGACGGAACCCCTGATGCGAATGGTCTGGCAGGACCGGTCCACGAAGTCGCTGAAGTGGGGCGAGTTTGTGCAGGCCGGGCGTGTCATCCAGCTGCGACAAGGCGGGGACATCAAGGGGTTTCCCAAGCTGGATACGGAGCACCATGAACTGGTGCAGATGGAACGCATCGACAACCAGCTCGTCGTGGGAGTTCGCGATGACGAGAAGGGCGAGCTGTTGAGTGGATGGGTGGCGATCGACCTGGGCGTCGAGGAAATGCCCCACGGAGACCATTCCGACTACAACTACGCGGGGCCGCCGTCCATTCGCGCGAGCGTGCTCGACAAGAAACAGGGAAACCCGGCCCACCTGTATGTCTACGACAAGGAATTCTACGTCGCCAACGACGCCCTGAATGGCTTCACCGTGATTCGGCCATCGGCCATCAGCGGGCCCCAGGAAGGAAGGAAGGGGACCTTTCATCGCGGCGGAGGCGGCCACATCACGATGGCCGCGGTGGGCCACAAGGTCGTGTACTCGACCTGGATTCAGGAAAAGGGGCGTGTCGATGTCTCACGGCTCGATAAGAGCGGTGAGGAATCGCTGGCCTACTCATTCACGCTTCCATCAGGCGGGCTGCATGGTGCAACAGCCAACAGCGGACGCATCTTTCTGGCTCCTTCGGACGGGATTTACTGGGTCGATGCCGACCTGGAACTGAAGCAGAACAAAGACACCGTTGTGCAGAACCACCTGTCGCTGGGCAAGGTCAAAGAGGGTGAGCGTCCTTTGCGGACAGGCTCATTCACGAACCACCGTAATTGGGTGTTGTTCAACACGGGCGACGGCGAGTCGTCAGCGCTGTGTCTTGTGGACGCCTCCGCAAAGAAGCCGGAAGTGGTCAGCGTCCCGATCAAGGTTGCGGACGGCCTCTCGTTGACGCCGCCGGAGATTATTTCGGCCGCGAGCGGAAAGCACTACGCGTTTCTGTTTCAGGATCGACGCGAGGGTGAGGTCAAGGAACAACTGACGATTGTCGACCTCGACCCGAACGGCGACCGGAACTTCAGCGATGCAACGGTTGCCAAGACGCTTCCCGTGGGAGGAAGCAAGGTCGAAGGGCACTATGGGCATCACACGATCGCGTTCGACGACGATCGCCGATGGGGCGTGATGACCAATCCGGCCGATGGCGATCTGTGGCTGATCTGGCTGCCCGAGCTTAAAGTCGTCGGCAAGTTCAAGGTCGGCGGGACTCCGACGAAGATCACTGTCATTGGCGGTGAGGCCGACAAGCACTGAGCGGACAGGTTGCCCCCCGATCGCCGAAGTACAAGTGTCCATGCGTCAGATGCGGTTGGTCCGCACAGTCATCCGCAAAGAGCTGCGCGTCACGTTCCGCGATCGCTGGCTGTGTCTGGCGTGCGCGCTGTTCAGTGTTGCGTTGACTGTCAGTTGCTGGCTGTCCGTGACCTACGGCGCGGAGACGGTTTCAGAGATCGAATCCCTGCAGCGCACTGCGCGTCAGGACTGGCTCGATCAGCCGACAACCAACGCGCACATGGCGACGCACCATGGCACGACGCTGTACAAGCCTCTGTCGCCGTTGAGCGTACTGGACCCGGGCATTGATCCGCTCTTCGGATCGCAGGTGAGGGTTCAATCTCATCGACAGGAGCGGATGACCGACCCTCGCGATGCGCGTCGTCCCTGGCTGAACTCTCTGGCGGTCGATTCTCCGGCGCTCCTGCTCGAGGCAGGGCTGCCGGTCTTCGTGGTGCTCCTGGGCTTCGCCGGGATCTCGCGCGAAAGGGAGCAGGGGACGAATCGTCTCCTGGCAGGGAACGGAGCTCCATGGTCGGCCGTGATTGTCGGAAAGCTGGCCGCGATCTGCATCATTGCTGCAGTGATGAGCCTGCCCGCGCTGATTCCTGCAATCGCCTCCCTTGGTCTCGAGGCTGAAACG contains:
- a CDS encoding DUF1559 family PulG-like putative transporter, which gives rise to MTRRYGFTLIELLVVVAIIAILIALLLPAVQSAREAARNMICKSHLRQIGLALHNYHDTFSTFPIGGYVQPRGGTYLSGSSFWVALFPYLEEGPVAAAYNTSVPGSGEPATNGKVIDGHIQKVLHCPSSILPPLERVSGFAIQHPSYLGISGATADASTGDEFTDQERVKFPPCNSTVGLGWMSWGGVLVANQNIPLKLINDGTTCTIVVGEASATVKSSTGAEGRLGGADGHGLQRGTPSIGTGANYTLPPAKRPTRCANLSTIADPVNVKQVNLAPGCFSSTPNRPLKSSHPGHVNVLVADGSVQSLTDHSDLQLLKKRACRSDQCLTEAW
- a CDS encoding serine/threonine-protein kinase, which translates into the protein MLEKIVDEICDEFESSLQRGDQPSIEELLATAGDDLRAELLEPLMALELEYQVRRGGSCYIDEWQIRFSGDRETVLNTFRSFLWEGSDSAIEHRCTDDLMLRHFRLKALIGRGAFGTVWLAFDSRLERDVAIKTPHCYVRPGHDGVISAPKEAATAARLRHAHILAVHDVSEIHGHWFMVTDFVTGGTLAEHLKTHSFSCHDAAVMASQIADGVAHAHSQGVVHRDLKPSNVLLDDRGNLLLADFGLAVSPGGPIPNDGFVCGSRAYMSPEQERGIYGGPRADLYSLGKIIDDLLEAATANDSVSTATVRPSSKAPAGNAWTTRWLGRIRERCCQCDPELRYGSADEVFADLAQVVAGRPPRTACGPRSERLAWNARRMLIPGSLGLLLLVMAIAIAARHSVSPPPHPDARLVRITTDPPGCELTIVPLDPVTDDPIPERLEKLSGKTPIETHLLPGDYLMVAVLDETHWLEVTRHIPARHEVMGYGSSSRRWRIRDGVIVLHDISIRSPLASIPMVVVPDSKGLLVSSPGIDPNLAERVDVPAFYVSTTTMNRESLLKRRGVQEGSPAAGNVFLNLARVIERTEFDGCRLASAAEYAAMVAHAKFLSKAGVRGVDDDVLEWTSSRPGARGAGIRPRIPVRERPQCLVMGAGGVILRNCEGAPVLQPTCEDRDQDRQYRELDFRYVRSIRPRTTPGDFVKSQRELACGTARPMIREKSPDPKREPESALPRDTAGRDK
- a CDS encoding ECF-type sigma factor produces the protein MSLTKLDDSVTEWVDRLRHGDRNAGDLLDLRYRDALLRMTRKKFANVISAAADEDDLVQSVFYAIWSAASRGSLAEVANRDSFWGLLLTITRNKAISRRRAIISRERIGGTAAQFSQIGDGQITSTLSADHTSTEVVEYLLEEQERLLLGLHDESERRVATYKLQGLSHPEIAAEMRVSVRTVERKLALIRIRWTEIRDSFEKG